One genomic segment of Bifidobacterium breve DSM 20213 = JCM 1192 includes these proteins:
- a CDS encoding bifunctional indole-3-glycerol phosphate synthase/tryptophan synthase subunit beta — MSVLDELVAGALEDQQTRELTVSLEDVKKAALAAPAPIDATRWLKRADGIPVIAEIKRASPSKGHLSDIPDPAALAREYEKGGASAISVLTEGRRFLGSLDDFDKVRAAVHIPVLRKDFIVTDYQIYEARAHGADLVLLIVAALDDAQLKHLLDLAHELSMTVLVETHTREEIERACQAGAKVIGINARNLKNLKVDVNKYNELAADLPDDVIKVAESGVFGAVEVEDYARAGADAVLVGEGVATADDHELAVERLVKAGAQVKASETTPLSEHQGPYWGQFGGRYVPEALITALDELERVYTQAKADPEFHKEFMTLQQRYVGRPSPLTEAPRFAALVKEKTGLDARIFLKREDLNHTGAHKINNALGQALLVKRMGKTRVIAETGAGQHGVATATVCAMLGLKCRIYMGQIDARRQALNVARMRMLGAEVVEVTLGDKILKDAINEALRDWVTNVKDTHYLLGTVAGPHPFPAMVRDFQKIIGEEAKQQLQDWYGIDHPDAICACVGGGSNAIGVMNAFLDDDRVNLYGYEAGGNGPESGQHAIRFAPGTGQLGMFQGAKSYLLETDEGQTLDTYSISAGLDYASVGPEHAWLKDIGRVNYSWATDEEAMNAFRDLSQSEGIIPAIESSHAVAGAYKAAADLKAKGYNKAVMIVNISGRGDKDMATAGKWFGYLTDDQAAALDVAGAHGDTVA, encoded by the coding sequence ATGTCGGTTTTGGACGAATTGGTGGCGGGCGCACTGGAGGACCAGCAAACCCGCGAGCTCACCGTGTCTCTTGAGGATGTGAAGAAGGCCGCGCTGGCGGCCCCGGCTCCAATCGATGCGACACGATGGCTCAAGCGCGCCGATGGCATCCCGGTGATCGCCGAAATCAAGCGCGCGTCCCCGTCCAAGGGCCACCTCTCCGACATCCCGGACCCGGCCGCGTTGGCCCGCGAGTACGAGAAGGGCGGCGCAAGCGCCATTTCCGTGCTCACCGAAGGCCGCAGATTCCTCGGTAGCCTCGATGATTTCGACAAGGTTCGCGCCGCCGTGCATATTCCGGTGCTGCGCAAGGACTTCATCGTCACCGACTACCAGATCTACGAAGCCCGCGCCCACGGTGCCGATTTGGTGCTGCTCATCGTCGCCGCATTGGACGACGCCCAGCTCAAACATCTGCTGGATTTGGCGCACGAGTTGAGCATGACCGTGCTGGTCGAAACGCACACCCGCGAGGAGATCGAACGCGCATGTCAGGCCGGCGCCAAGGTGATCGGCATCAACGCGCGCAACCTGAAGAACCTCAAGGTGGACGTGAACAAATACAACGAACTCGCGGCCGATCTGCCCGATGACGTCATCAAGGTGGCGGAATCCGGCGTATTCGGCGCGGTCGAGGTCGAAGACTACGCCCGCGCGGGAGCGGACGCGGTACTGGTCGGCGAGGGCGTGGCCACCGCCGACGATCATGAACTTGCAGTGGAACGACTAGTAAAGGCAGGAGCACAAGTGAAAGCATCCGAAACAACCCCGCTCAGCGAACATCAGGGACCGTATTGGGGTCAGTTCGGCGGCCGCTATGTGCCCGAGGCCCTCATCACCGCCCTCGACGAGCTTGAGCGCGTCTACACGCAAGCCAAAGCCGACCCCGAATTCCACAAGGAATTCATGACGCTCCAGCAGCGTTACGTGGGCCGCCCGAGCCCGCTGACCGAAGCCCCGCGCTTCGCCGCACTCGTCAAGGAGAAGACCGGCCTCGACGCCCGTATCTTCCTCAAGCGCGAGGATTTGAACCACACCGGTGCGCACAAGATCAACAACGCGCTCGGACAGGCCTTGCTCGTCAAGCGCATGGGCAAGACACGCGTGATTGCCGAAACCGGTGCCGGCCAGCACGGCGTGGCCACCGCTACCGTGTGCGCCATGCTTGGCCTCAAGTGCCGCATCTACATGGGCCAGATCGACGCCCGCCGCCAGGCCCTGAACGTGGCCCGCATGCGTATGCTCGGCGCCGAAGTGGTCGAGGTGACCCTCGGCGACAAGATTCTGAAGGATGCCATCAACGAGGCCCTGCGTGACTGGGTCACCAACGTCAAGGACACGCACTACCTGCTCGGCACCGTCGCAGGCCCGCACCCGTTCCCGGCCATGGTGCGCGACTTCCAGAAGATCATCGGCGAGGAAGCCAAGCAGCAGCTTCAGGACTGGTACGGCATCGACCATCCGGACGCGATTTGCGCTTGCGTGGGCGGCGGCTCCAACGCCATCGGCGTGATGAACGCCTTCCTGGACGATGACCGCGTGAACCTCTACGGCTACGAAGCCGGCGGCAACGGCCCCGAATCCGGCCAGCACGCCATCCGCTTCGCCCCCGGCACCGGCCAGCTCGGCATGTTCCAGGGTGCCAAGAGCTACCTGCTGGAAACCGACGAAGGCCAGACGCTCGATACCTACTCGATCTCTGCAGGCCTTGACTACGCTTCCGTGGGGCCAGAGCATGCATGGCTCAAGGACATCGGCCGCGTGAACTACAGCTGGGCCACCGATGAGGAGGCCATGAACGCCTTCCGCGACCTAAGCCAGAGCGAGGGCATCATCCCCGCCATCGAAAGCTCGCACGCCGTGGCCGGCGCGTACAAGGCCGCCGCGGATCTGAAGGCCAAGGGCTATAACAAGGCCGTGATGATCGTGAACATCTCCGGCCGGGGCGACAAGGACATGGCCACCGCCGGCAAGTGGTTTGGCTACCTGACCGACGATCAGGCCGCCGCGCTCGATGTGGCCGGCGCCCACGGCGACACCGTCGCCTGA
- a CDS encoding deoxyribonuclease IV: MTGLLIGSHLSTAGGWNELLKRSHEEGGTAFAFFPRSPYGKRSKALDLAGAAVFGAQLRAEGYGPLVVHAPYVYNLAGKDEAKRAFAIEALAEDIKLLTAIRETGQEVYINIHPGAHVGQGAETGCRLISEGLNQVFERTTGVMVLLETMAGKGTECGRNFEELATIMNGVENKANVGVTFDTCHVLDAGYDLVNDYDGVMRQLDEVIGLAKVKAIHVNDSQFGLDSHKDRHANIGEGQLGIPFFTRLVNDPIMAKLPMILETKEQTPATHRDEIELLRGLVQK, translated from the coding sequence ATGACGGGTTTGCTTATCGGATCGCATTTGTCGACGGCTGGCGGCTGGAACGAGCTGCTGAAACGCTCCCATGAGGAGGGCGGCACCGCGTTCGCGTTCTTTCCGCGATCTCCGTATGGCAAACGTTCCAAGGCGCTCGACCTGGCCGGCGCGGCGGTGTTCGGCGCACAGCTCAGGGCCGAAGGCTATGGGCCGTTGGTCGTCCATGCGCCGTACGTCTACAATCTGGCCGGCAAGGATGAGGCCAAGCGCGCATTTGCCATCGAGGCGCTGGCCGAGGATATCAAGCTGCTGACCGCCATCCGCGAGACCGGCCAGGAGGTGTATATCAACATTCATCCCGGCGCGCATGTGGGCCAAGGCGCCGAGACCGGCTGCCGGCTGATTAGCGAGGGACTGAATCAGGTGTTCGAACGTACGACCGGCGTCATGGTGCTGCTGGAGACCATGGCCGGCAAAGGCACGGAATGCGGGCGCAACTTCGAGGAGCTCGCCACGATCATGAACGGCGTGGAGAACAAGGCGAACGTCGGCGTCACATTCGACACCTGCCATGTGCTGGATGCCGGATACGACTTGGTGAACGACTACGACGGTGTGATGCGCCAGTTGGATGAGGTGATCGGCTTGGCCAAGGTCAAGGCGATTCACGTGAACGATTCGCAGTTCGGCCTCGACTCGCATAAGGATCGTCACGCCAATATCGGCGAGGGCCAGCTCGGCATCCCGTTTTTCACGCGACTGGTCAACGACCCGATCATGGCCAAGCTCCCGATGATCCTCGAAACCAAGGAGCAGACGCCCGCCACGCATCGCGACGAGATCGAGTTGTTGCGCGGATTGGTGCAAAAGTAG
- a CDS encoding SOS response-associated peptidase, translating to MCRRFALDLDWDAVASQFAVDEDDVRVDTLPQPSYNIAPTQNIGVVAQGKDGRRHLTGAYWSLVPRWSASKVLSYPTYNARVESAHVKPAFAESTKSMRAIIPASGYYEWKGRRPFYFHAPHDELLSLAGLYSWWRSSPASPWQLTATIITCPAADEFVKVHDRMPLLVPRNMVASWLDRSVDGAALLDSMREAGTMLSRRLQFHEVAPLNSDGKRLIQPLDSTEPMRLF from the coding sequence ATGTGCAGGAGATTCGCGCTTGATTTGGATTGGGATGCCGTGGCCTCACAGTTCGCGGTAGACGAGGATGACGTGCGCGTTGACACTCTGCCACAGCCTTCCTACAACATCGCACCCACGCAGAACATTGGCGTGGTGGCACAGGGCAAGGATGGCCGCCGTCATCTGACCGGTGCCTATTGGTCGCTGGTGCCGCGATGGAGCGCCAGCAAAGTGCTGAGCTACCCCACATATAATGCGCGTGTGGAGTCTGCGCATGTCAAGCCGGCGTTCGCCGAATCCACAAAATCCATGCGAGCCATCATCCCCGCTTCCGGCTACTACGAATGGAAAGGTCGCAGGCCGTTCTATTTTCACGCGCCACATGATGAACTATTGTCTTTGGCCGGCCTGTACTCATGGTGGAGGTCGTCTCCCGCATCGCCATGGCAGCTGACCGCAACCATCATCACCTGTCCTGCCGCGGACGAGTTCGTCAAGGTGCATGATCGCATGCCCCTGCTGGTTCCTCGGAATATGGTTGCCTCATGGCTGGACCGCTCCGTTGACGGAGCCGCACTGTTAGATTCCATGCGGGAAGCGGGTACCATGCTTTCCCGGCGTCTGCAATTTCACGAAGTCGCGCCACTGAACAGCGATGGCAAACGTCTTATTCAGCCATTGGATTCCACCGAACCCATGCGTCTGTTTTGA